In the genome of Electrophorus electricus isolate fEleEle1 chromosome 26, fEleEle1.pri, whole genome shotgun sequence, one region contains:
- the LOC113582537 gene encoding gastrin/cholecystokinin-like peptide isoform X1: MSWLYKLCPALELSKHVVLNLEYSANLFMNDSGMSAKFITLAFIMVLATECLALPLSQSENEMEKASAQPWERRLRRGAAGAGSDKAVQTRDARMERLPSLPEDQREFMSKQILQALSEIIHRDDCISDYQGWVDFGRRSSD, translated from the exons ATGAGTTGGTTATATAAATTGTGCCCTGCGCTGGAGTTGAGCAAGCACGTGGTTTTAAATCTGGAATATTCGGCCAACTTGTTTATGAACGATTCAG GCATGTCGGCGAAATTCATAACACTAGCTTTTATAATGGTTCTGGCGACGGAATGTTTGGCTTTACCACTATCGCAGTCAGAGAACGAGATGGAAAAGGCAAGCGCCCAGCCTTGGGAGAGGAGGCTGCGTCGTGGCGCAGCAGGCGCAGGCTCAGACAAAGCGGTTCAAACGCGCGACGCCAGGATGGAGCGCCTACCGTCTTTACCGGAGGATCAACGCGAATTTATGTCAAAACAGATCCTCCAAGCTCTGTCAG AGATAATTCATCGGGACGACTGCATTTCTGACTACCAGGGTTGGGTAGACTTCGGGCGACGGAGCTCCGACTGA
- the LOC113582537 gene encoding gastrin/cholecystokinin-like peptide isoform X2, whose product MSAKFITLAFIMVLATECLALPLSQSENEMEKASAQPWERRLRRGAAGAGSDKAVQTRDARMERLPSLPEDQREFMSKQILQALSEIIHRDDCISDYQGWVDFGRRSSD is encoded by the exons ATGTCGGCGAAATTCATAACACTAGCTTTTATAATGGTTCTGGCGACGGAATGTTTGGCTTTACCACTATCGCAGTCAGAGAACGAGATGGAAAAGGCAAGCGCCCAGCCTTGGGAGAGGAGGCTGCGTCGTGGCGCAGCAGGCGCAGGCTCAGACAAAGCGGTTCAAACGCGCGACGCCAGGATGGAGCGCCTACCGTCTTTACCGGAGGATCAACGCGAATTTATGTCAAAACAGATCCTCCAAGCTCTGTCAG AGATAATTCATCGGGACGACTGCATTTCTGACTACCAGGGTTGGGTAGACTTCGGGCGACGGAGCTCCGACTGA
- the si:dkey-28e7.3 gene encoding trafficking kinesin-binding protein 1 isoform X3, translated as MRVLCSERVGQVTKTYHDIEAVTNLLEEKERDLELAARIGQSLLRQNKALTERNELLDEQLEAATEEVAQLRHELSMRDDLLQLYASTEEMQHEPQSLVRRNESFSSLSNNRYDFLHQKLKGLEEENLRLRTEANELTSETTSYEQKEQQLMMVCVEELSSVSKQAVSLSEELACKLEDSLRQQEEISSLLGQVVDLQQRCKGLMRENEDLTQNLNSSRESQSQLRAELKDLQERYSECEDMLQEAREDIKNLRNMSLPNSTVPRYSCLAAAFPMGSLAAEIEGTFRKGLDSSTPSEYKTHPWRVFETVKVANQTARLRSRCHSPLVPASPRSHSSASTESSQMSTPHTSCYGTESVSVNIEDNSPSITPSQDLSCAEAKRLGQPGLPGGQDLEEALRSLSARQESHSSERSFLEVERERKLRSLATSLGSSSGCLTPNDSMVSTGTNYSGSSQHSSGSSSSRSYLPERLQIVKPLEGSVTLHHWQQLAQPNLGGVLHPRPGILTKDFRELDVDAQHVYSLGDLEEDEPDLSTLSNPTPYAMVASTGPNLPFTSSIHTITNYETLQPSGLLSSLSTSLRSRSQSMYGSFEQVKTSADVQPFSASAGSFHRSGKSTTSSLGLLQRLRERGISALARAGLPPIPGASTSKDAGRIAPSERVHPLRSIFSFNLVEKLQSLGLHKVAARGIIDSGKEGGDSHKPNTMKR; from the exons ATGAGAG TGCTGTGCTCAGAGAGAGTTGGCCAGGTCACCAAGACATACCACGACATCGAAGCTGTTACCAATCTTCTGGAGGAG aAAGAGCGTGACCTGGAGCTGGCAGCCCGGATTGGCCAGTCGCTGCTCAGACAGAACAAAGCTTTGACAGAACGTAACGAACTGCTGGATGAACAGCTGGAGGCGGCAACAGAAGAG GTTGCTCAGCTGCGTCATGAACTCTCTATGCGGGATGATCTACTGCAACTGTATGCCAGCACAGAGGAGATGCAGCATGAGCCCCAGTCACT GGTCAGGCGCAATGAGTCATTCTCTTCCCTCAGTAACAACCGTTATGACTTCCTGCATCAGAAGCTCAAgggcctggaggaggagaaTCTCAGGCTGCgtactgag GCCAATGAACTAACATCAGAGACTACCAGCTATGAACAGAAGGAGCAACAGCtcatgatggtgtgtgttgaAGAGCTTT CTTCGGTAAGTAAGCAGGCGGTTTCTCTGTCAGAGGAGCTGGCTTGTAAATTGGAGGACTCCCTGCGGCAGCAGGAGGAGATCAGCTCATTGTTGGGGCAGGTTGTGGACCTGCAACAACGCTGTAAAGGG CTgatgagagaaaatgaggatCTGACCCAGAATCTGAATTCCTCACGAGAAAGCCAATCACAGCTCAGAGCAGAG CTGAAGGATCTACAGGAGAGGTACTCAGAGTGTGAAGACATGCTACAGGAGGCCAGGGAGGACATAAAGAACCTGCGCAATATGAGCCTTCCCAACAGCACAGTGCCGCGCTACAGCTGCCTGGCTGCTGCGTTTCCCATGGGATCCCTGGCTGCAGAGATTGAAGGAACCTTCCGCAAAGGCCTGGACAGCTCCACTCCCTCAGAGTACAA GACCCATCCTTGGCGTGTGTTCGAGACAGTGAAGGTGGCCAATCAGACTGCTCGACTGCGCTCTCGGTGCCACTCCCCCCTGGTCCCAGCTTCGCCCAGGTCCCATAGCTCTGCCTCCACAGAGTCCAGTCAAATgagcacaccacacaccagtTGCTATGGCACCGAGTCTGTCAGCGTGAACATCGAGGACAACTCCCCCTCTATAACACCTTCACAGGACCTCAG CTGTGCGGAAGCAAAGCGTCTGGGCCAGCCAGGTCTGCCTGGCGGACAGGACTTGGAGGAGGCCCTGCGCTCCCTCTCGGCCAGGCAGGAAAGTCACTCATCTGAGCGGTCCTTCCTGGAGGTGGAGCGTGAGCGCAAGCTCAGGTCACTGGCTACCAGCTTGGGCAGCTCCAGTGGCTGCCTCACACCCAACGACAGCATGGTCTCCACAGGAACCAACTACTCAGGCAGTTCCCAGCATTCCTCTGGCTCGTCTAGCTCCCGCTCGTACTTGCCCGAACGCCTGCAGATAGTCAAACCGCTGGAAG GTTCGGTCACCCTACACCACTGGCAGCAGTTGGCCCAGCCCAACCTGGGAGGTGTCCTGCACCCACGGCCAGGCATCCTCACCAAAGACTTCAGGGAGCTGGATGTGGATGCCCAGCATGTGTACAGCCTTGGTGACCTCGAGGAGGATGAGCCTGACCTGTCTACGCTCTCCAACCCCACTCCTTATGCTATGG TCGCTTCAACCGGACCAAACCTCCCCTTTACCTCTTCCATCCACACCATCACCAACTACGAGACCCTTCAGCCCTCTGGTCTGCTCTCATCCCTCTCTACTAG CCTTCGCTCCCGCAGTCAATCCATGTATGGAAGCTTTGAGCAAGTAAAGACCTCGGCAGATGTCCAGCCATTCTCAGCATCTGCTGGTTCCTTCCATCGAAGTGGCAAGTCCACGACATCCTCACTGGGTCTTCTTCAGCGCCTACGCGAGAGAGGCATATCTGCTTTAGCTCGTGCTGGCTTGCCTCCCATCCCAGGGGCTTCTACTTCAAAGGATGCGGGAAGGATCGCGCCAAGTGAAAGAGTGCACCCCCTGAGGAGCATTTTCAGCTTCAACCTGGTGGAGAAACTTCAGAGCCTAGGCCTTCATAAAGTGGCAGCCAGGGGGATCATAGACTCAGGAAAGGAGGGAGGAGATTCgcacaaaccaaacacaatgaaacgCTGA
- the si:dkey-28e7.3 gene encoding trafficking kinesin-binding protein 1 isoform X1 has translation MEVWSVSGTEESERESSLSQDEEDEEREEEEQERSTESLCRELVQVLCSERVGQVTKTYHDIEAVTNLLEEKERDLELAARIGQSLLRQNKALTERNELLDEQLEAATEEVAQLRHELSMRDDLLQLYASTEEMQHEPQSLVRRNESFSSLSNNRYDFLHQKLKGLEEENLRLRTEANELTSETTSYEQKEQQLMMVCVEELSSVSKQAVSLSEELACKLEDSLRQQEEISSLLGQVVDLQQRCKGLMRENEDLTQNLNSSRESQSQLRAELKDLQERYSECEDMLQEAREDIKNLRNMSLPNSTVPRYSCLAAAFPMGSLAAEIEGTFRKGLDSSTPSEYKTHPWRVFETVKVANQTARLRSRCHSPLVPASPRSHSSASTESSQMSTPHTSCYGTESVSVNIEDNSPSITPSQDLSCAEAKRLGQPGLPGGQDLEEALRSLSARQESHSSERSFLEVERERKLRSLATSLGSSSGCLTPNDSMVSTGTNYSGSSQHSSGSSSSRSYLPERLQIVKPLEGSVTLHHWQQLAQPNLGGVLHPRPGILTKDFRELDVDAQHVYSLGDLEEDEPDLSTLSNPTPYAMVASTGPNLPFTSSIHTITNYETLQPSGLLSSLSTSLRSRSQSMYGSFEQVKTSADVQPFSASAGSFHRSGKSTTSSLGLLQRLRERGISALARAGLPPIPGASTSKDAGRIAPSERVHPLRSIFSFNLVEKLQSLGLHKVAARGIIDSGKEGGDSHKPNTMKR, from the exons ATGGAGGTGTGGAGCGTCTCAGGcacagaggagagcgagagagaaagcagcCTCAGTCAGgacgaggaagatgaggagCGTGAGGAGGAAGAACAGGAGCGGAGCACCGAGAGTCTGTGCAGAGAGCTGGTGCAAG TGCTGTGCTCAGAGAGAGTTGGCCAGGTCACCAAGACATACCACGACATCGAAGCTGTTACCAATCTTCTGGAGGAG aAAGAGCGTGACCTGGAGCTGGCAGCCCGGATTGGCCAGTCGCTGCTCAGACAGAACAAAGCTTTGACAGAACGTAACGAACTGCTGGATGAACAGCTGGAGGCGGCAACAGAAGAG GTTGCTCAGCTGCGTCATGAACTCTCTATGCGGGATGATCTACTGCAACTGTATGCCAGCACAGAGGAGATGCAGCATGAGCCCCAGTCACT GGTCAGGCGCAATGAGTCATTCTCTTCCCTCAGTAACAACCGTTATGACTTCCTGCATCAGAAGCTCAAgggcctggaggaggagaaTCTCAGGCTGCgtactgag GCCAATGAACTAACATCAGAGACTACCAGCTATGAACAGAAGGAGCAACAGCtcatgatggtgtgtgttgaAGAGCTTT CTTCGGTAAGTAAGCAGGCGGTTTCTCTGTCAGAGGAGCTGGCTTGTAAATTGGAGGACTCCCTGCGGCAGCAGGAGGAGATCAGCTCATTGTTGGGGCAGGTTGTGGACCTGCAACAACGCTGTAAAGGG CTgatgagagaaaatgaggatCTGACCCAGAATCTGAATTCCTCACGAGAAAGCCAATCACAGCTCAGAGCAGAG CTGAAGGATCTACAGGAGAGGTACTCAGAGTGTGAAGACATGCTACAGGAGGCCAGGGAGGACATAAAGAACCTGCGCAATATGAGCCTTCCCAACAGCACAGTGCCGCGCTACAGCTGCCTGGCTGCTGCGTTTCCCATGGGATCCCTGGCTGCAGAGATTGAAGGAACCTTCCGCAAAGGCCTGGACAGCTCCACTCCCTCAGAGTACAA GACCCATCCTTGGCGTGTGTTCGAGACAGTGAAGGTGGCCAATCAGACTGCTCGACTGCGCTCTCGGTGCCACTCCCCCCTGGTCCCAGCTTCGCCCAGGTCCCATAGCTCTGCCTCCACAGAGTCCAGTCAAATgagcacaccacacaccagtTGCTATGGCACCGAGTCTGTCAGCGTGAACATCGAGGACAACTCCCCCTCTATAACACCTTCACAGGACCTCAG CTGTGCGGAAGCAAAGCGTCTGGGCCAGCCAGGTCTGCCTGGCGGACAGGACTTGGAGGAGGCCCTGCGCTCCCTCTCGGCCAGGCAGGAAAGTCACTCATCTGAGCGGTCCTTCCTGGAGGTGGAGCGTGAGCGCAAGCTCAGGTCACTGGCTACCAGCTTGGGCAGCTCCAGTGGCTGCCTCACACCCAACGACAGCATGGTCTCCACAGGAACCAACTACTCAGGCAGTTCCCAGCATTCCTCTGGCTCGTCTAGCTCCCGCTCGTACTTGCCCGAACGCCTGCAGATAGTCAAACCGCTGGAAG GTTCGGTCACCCTACACCACTGGCAGCAGTTGGCCCAGCCCAACCTGGGAGGTGTCCTGCACCCACGGCCAGGCATCCTCACCAAAGACTTCAGGGAGCTGGATGTGGATGCCCAGCATGTGTACAGCCTTGGTGACCTCGAGGAGGATGAGCCTGACCTGTCTACGCTCTCCAACCCCACTCCTTATGCTATGG TCGCTTCAACCGGACCAAACCTCCCCTTTACCTCTTCCATCCACACCATCACCAACTACGAGACCCTTCAGCCCTCTGGTCTGCTCTCATCCCTCTCTACTAG CCTTCGCTCCCGCAGTCAATCCATGTATGGAAGCTTTGAGCAAGTAAAGACCTCGGCAGATGTCCAGCCATTCTCAGCATCTGCTGGTTCCTTCCATCGAAGTGGCAAGTCCACGACATCCTCACTGGGTCTTCTTCAGCGCCTACGCGAGAGAGGCATATCTGCTTTAGCTCGTGCTGGCTTGCCTCCCATCCCAGGGGCTTCTACTTCAAAGGATGCGGGAAGGATCGCGCCAAGTGAAAGAGTGCACCCCCTGAGGAGCATTTTCAGCTTCAACCTGGTGGAGAAACTTCAGAGCCTAGGCCTTCATAAAGTGGCAGCCAGGGGGATCATAGACTCAGGAAAGGAGGGAGGAGATTCgcacaaaccaaacacaatgaaacgCTGA
- the si:dkey-28e7.3 gene encoding trafficking kinesin-binding protein 1 isoform X2: protein MEVWSVSGTEESERESSLSQDEEDEEREEEEQERSTESLCRELVQVLCSERVGQVTKTYHDIEAVTNLLEEKERDLELAARIGQSLLRQNKALTERNELLDEQLEAATEEVAQLRHELSMRDDLLQLYASTEEMQHEPQSLVRRNESFSSLSNNRYDFLHQKLKGLEEENLRLRTEANELTSETTSYEQKEQQLMMVCVEELSSVSKQAVSLSEELACKLEDSLRQQEEISSLLGQVVDLQQRCKGLKDLQERYSECEDMLQEAREDIKNLRNMSLPNSTVPRYSCLAAAFPMGSLAAEIEGTFRKGLDSSTPSEYKTHPWRVFETVKVANQTARLRSRCHSPLVPASPRSHSSASTESSQMSTPHTSCYGTESVSVNIEDNSPSITPSQDLSCAEAKRLGQPGLPGGQDLEEALRSLSARQESHSSERSFLEVERERKLRSLATSLGSSSGCLTPNDSMVSTGTNYSGSSQHSSGSSSSRSYLPERLQIVKPLEGSVTLHHWQQLAQPNLGGVLHPRPGILTKDFRELDVDAQHVYSLGDLEEDEPDLSTLSNPTPYAMVASTGPNLPFTSSIHTITNYETLQPSGLLSSLSTSLRSRSQSMYGSFEQVKTSADVQPFSASAGSFHRSGKSTTSSLGLLQRLRERGISALARAGLPPIPGASTSKDAGRIAPSERVHPLRSIFSFNLVEKLQSLGLHKVAARGIIDSGKEGGDSHKPNTMKR from the exons ATGGAGGTGTGGAGCGTCTCAGGcacagaggagagcgagagagaaagcagcCTCAGTCAGgacgaggaagatgaggagCGTGAGGAGGAAGAACAGGAGCGGAGCACCGAGAGTCTGTGCAGAGAGCTGGTGCAAG TGCTGTGCTCAGAGAGAGTTGGCCAGGTCACCAAGACATACCACGACATCGAAGCTGTTACCAATCTTCTGGAGGAG aAAGAGCGTGACCTGGAGCTGGCAGCCCGGATTGGCCAGTCGCTGCTCAGACAGAACAAAGCTTTGACAGAACGTAACGAACTGCTGGATGAACAGCTGGAGGCGGCAACAGAAGAG GTTGCTCAGCTGCGTCATGAACTCTCTATGCGGGATGATCTACTGCAACTGTATGCCAGCACAGAGGAGATGCAGCATGAGCCCCAGTCACT GGTCAGGCGCAATGAGTCATTCTCTTCCCTCAGTAACAACCGTTATGACTTCCTGCATCAGAAGCTCAAgggcctggaggaggagaaTCTCAGGCTGCgtactgag GCCAATGAACTAACATCAGAGACTACCAGCTATGAACAGAAGGAGCAACAGCtcatgatggtgtgtgttgaAGAGCTTT CTTCGGTAAGTAAGCAGGCGGTTTCTCTGTCAGAGGAGCTGGCTTGTAAATTGGAGGACTCCCTGCGGCAGCAGGAGGAGATCAGCTCATTGTTGGGGCAGGTTGTGGACCTGCAACAACGCTGTAAAGGG CTGAAGGATCTACAGGAGAGGTACTCAGAGTGTGAAGACATGCTACAGGAGGCCAGGGAGGACATAAAGAACCTGCGCAATATGAGCCTTCCCAACAGCACAGTGCCGCGCTACAGCTGCCTGGCTGCTGCGTTTCCCATGGGATCCCTGGCTGCAGAGATTGAAGGAACCTTCCGCAAAGGCCTGGACAGCTCCACTCCCTCAGAGTACAA GACCCATCCTTGGCGTGTGTTCGAGACAGTGAAGGTGGCCAATCAGACTGCTCGACTGCGCTCTCGGTGCCACTCCCCCCTGGTCCCAGCTTCGCCCAGGTCCCATAGCTCTGCCTCCACAGAGTCCAGTCAAATgagcacaccacacaccagtTGCTATGGCACCGAGTCTGTCAGCGTGAACATCGAGGACAACTCCCCCTCTATAACACCTTCACAGGACCTCAG CTGTGCGGAAGCAAAGCGTCTGGGCCAGCCAGGTCTGCCTGGCGGACAGGACTTGGAGGAGGCCCTGCGCTCCCTCTCGGCCAGGCAGGAAAGTCACTCATCTGAGCGGTCCTTCCTGGAGGTGGAGCGTGAGCGCAAGCTCAGGTCACTGGCTACCAGCTTGGGCAGCTCCAGTGGCTGCCTCACACCCAACGACAGCATGGTCTCCACAGGAACCAACTACTCAGGCAGTTCCCAGCATTCCTCTGGCTCGTCTAGCTCCCGCTCGTACTTGCCCGAACGCCTGCAGATAGTCAAACCGCTGGAAG GTTCGGTCACCCTACACCACTGGCAGCAGTTGGCCCAGCCCAACCTGGGAGGTGTCCTGCACCCACGGCCAGGCATCCTCACCAAAGACTTCAGGGAGCTGGATGTGGATGCCCAGCATGTGTACAGCCTTGGTGACCTCGAGGAGGATGAGCCTGACCTGTCTACGCTCTCCAACCCCACTCCTTATGCTATGG TCGCTTCAACCGGACCAAACCTCCCCTTTACCTCTTCCATCCACACCATCACCAACTACGAGACCCTTCAGCCCTCTGGTCTGCTCTCATCCCTCTCTACTAG CCTTCGCTCCCGCAGTCAATCCATGTATGGAAGCTTTGAGCAAGTAAAGACCTCGGCAGATGTCCAGCCATTCTCAGCATCTGCTGGTTCCTTCCATCGAAGTGGCAAGTCCACGACATCCTCACTGGGTCTTCTTCAGCGCCTACGCGAGAGAGGCATATCTGCTTTAGCTCGTGCTGGCTTGCCTCCCATCCCAGGGGCTTCTACTTCAAAGGATGCGGGAAGGATCGCGCCAAGTGAAAGAGTGCACCCCCTGAGGAGCATTTTCAGCTTCAACCTGGTGGAGAAACTTCAGAGCCTAGGCCTTCATAAAGTGGCAGCCAGGGGGATCATAGACTCAGGAAAGGAGGGAGGAGATTCgcacaaaccaaacacaatgaaacgCTGA